The genomic DNA GAACAATAACCGGCCAATTTTTCAATTGTTCCTCAAAAGCAGATTTGCAAGTTTCAATTTATTGCATGAAATGTTAAAAAAGTTAATTAACCATAAATATTAATAGTTAACCTACACTGCTAAAAACTTTGTCGGCAACTTTAAACATAACATCATCGCGAACCTTAGCATATCTTGCAGTTGTGTTTGGCGATGCATGGCCTAAGAATGCCTGTATGATTCTTATGTCAACACCTCTATCAACTAAAATTGTGGCAAAAGTGTGCCTTAACTTATGGGGATGTAGTTTTACTCCTGTTTCTTCGGCTATTCTGTTAAAGATGTATTTCGCCCCCTGGTAGGTTAAAGGAAACAGTTTTTCACCGTCTAAAGAGTTTATGTATGTTTCAAGTTCTCGTGAAAAATCTTCCGGAAGAGGTATAAATCTCTCCTTACCTCCCTTTCCAACAACTCTTAAGACTTTTCTTCCCTTTGCAGTAACTATGTCTTTTTTATTTAAGGATAAAAGTTCTGAGATACGCAGTCCGCAGAAAAGGATTGTTTTCACCATTAAATAATCTCTATAACACCTCTTTCTGGCCGCCTGAAAAACCTTATTCACTTCTTCGTAAGAAAGTGCTTCTGGAACTTTTTGTTTAACCTTTCTTATCCTTAAAGACTTTTTAACAGGATTGTTTTTTATAACTTCCATGTCAACTAAAAAGTTAAAAAATGAGTTGAGGGCAGAAAGACGCCTGTTTATGAGAGAAGGACTGCAGTTTAAACTTCCTCTAAAGATCATGATGTCTGATGTTTTTATCTCTTCTACTTCTTTGTCACCTATCAGTTCTTTGAAAATAGATAGATCCTTTCTGTATTCTTTGATAGTTCTTTCAGCCAGTTCCTTTGATTTAAAGTTGAGAAACAGTTCAACTGCCTGAGAAAACTTCATATTGCCCCCAAGAGATTGATTAGCAATATCTTTCCTCTATACTCGAATTTTATCATTGACTATAACAAATGTCAATTTTCTATAGTCATTCTTTCTGAACATCGACTGAAACACAGTTGTCTGTCTGAACTCGCCTCGGCTACCTACATTTATTAACCATAAATATAAATAGTTAATAGAAAAATAGCCATATATTTTACCTATAACAGAACAGTAAATATAAATATACTCTCCAAAAGCAAAATTCGCTTGAAGGGCGAATGGTTCGATATTTTTGAGAATATCCGGATATAGCTAACCATAAAATTTTATAGTTATAAATATTTGTTAAGGATATTAAGAAGATCAGGCAAAAATTTAGTAATAGAAAAAATTTGAAGGAGGTACCAGTATGACTCGTCAGGTCTCAATGAGAGAGAAAGGAATCCTCATTATTGAAATAGCATCGTTTTTAATTGCTTCATTTTTTACTGGTATTTTGACAGTGGCTATTTTCCCATTCTGGATGTTGATTTCAACGGTTTTAGACATGGCAGAATAAAAACTTAACAAAGTATTGACATTTTCCTCCTTATCATAATTAAAACTTTAAGGAGGAAAAAAATGAGAAAATTTGTTGCTCTCGCAACGGTTGCTGCTGTTTTAAGTTCCTGCGGCTTAAAAAGAAACTGTTTGAAGACCACCCCTGAAAAACCTGTAACTATCACTATCATTCACATGAATGATATCCACTCTCACTTAAAATCGGACAGAAGAAAGTTGCTGTTTAACGAAAAAAAATACTATGTTTATATGGGAGGTCTAAACAGAGCAATAACGAAAATAAAAGAATTACAGAGGCAGTCTGAAAATCCTGTAATTCTTAATGCCGGAGATATGATTCAGGGCACGCTCTATTATGTTCTGTTTCATGGCAACGCTACGGCAGATCTTCTCAATCTTATTAAGTGGGATGCCGTTACAATCGGAAATCACGAGTTTGATAATGGAGACAGAGGCTTAAAACTGTTTTTAGATAGATTGAAAGCACCTGTGGTAAGTGCAAATATTGTTCCTGAAAAAGATAGTTCACTCTACGGATATTGGAAACCTTACAGAATAATTAAAAGAGACGGTGAAAAGATTGGCATCATAGGTATAGGGTATTCTCAGAAGACTAAAAATTCTTCCAACCCTGGGAAAGATATAAAGTTTTTAGATGAAAAGGCAACAGTAAGAAAATACATTTCTGAGCTGAAGAATAAGGGAGTTGATAAGATTATTGTCCTTAGCCATTTTGGAATGAAAAACGACATATCTATGGCAAAAGAAGTTAAGGGAATTGATGTCATTATTGATGGAGATTCCCATTCTCTTCTTGGTAATTATACTGCTTATGGTTTAAAAAGTGCCTATCCAACCTATCCAGTTACAGTTAAATCTCCAGACGGCAAAAAAGTTTGTGTTGCTTCTGCCTGGGAATATGGATATGCCGTTGGGGACTTAAAGGTAAAATTTGATGCAGATGGAAACGTGATAGATTGTAATGGTGTTTCAACAGTTGTTCTTAAAGATAAATTTTTGAAAAAGGAAAACGGGAAGAAAGTTCCTGTTTCAATAGAAGAAAGGATAGCAATAGGTAAAGAGATAGCAAAAAGTGATGGGAAACTTGAGGTATTACCGGCAGATAAAGATGCCACAAGAATTCTTGCCAGATACTCTTCTAAGGTTGACAGATTAAAGAAACAGGTAATAGGAGTATCTGCCCAATTTCTAGGACACAATAGAATACCAGGGGATAAATGGGATGGAGTCAGCTACCTGCCTGAGCACGGAAGTGAAATTGCTCCTCTTGTTGCAAAATCTTTCTACCTGAAGGTCAAAGATGCAGATATTGCTATTCAAAACGCAGGTGGCGTGAGAACTCCTTTAGATGAAGGGAATATTACTATCGGAGAAGTTTATAAAATGTTGCCTTTCAGCAATACTCTCTACACGATAAAAATGACTGGAAAAGAGGTGAAGCAGGTCCTTGAAGATGCAATTTCAAACTTTATGGATAAACACGGTTCTACCGGTTCTTTCCCTTATGTTTATGGGATTCGATACGATGTTGATCTGAGTAAACCTTACGGAAGCAGAGTCTATAACATAGAAATCATGGAGAGAAGGACAGGAATCTGGCATCCAATAAAAATGAATAAACTTTACACAGTGGTAACTAATAGTTACGTTGCTTCAGGCAAGGATGGATACGTAACATTCGTAACAGCGCAAAAACTTCACGGTAAAGGGGTGAATACCTATTTTGGATATGCAGAAAGTTTTGTGGATATGGTTAAAAATTTAACGGCTCAAAGAAAAAAACTTAAAGAGTTACCTTTAAATGAAAAACCGGTGCAGCATTTTAGAAGATAGGGGAAATTCCCCTATCTTAAAAATTTTTTCCCTTTTGCCGATAACAGTTTCAAATGAGGTAAAGGGGAAAACAATGAGAAAGATTGATAATCTGCTGTTCTTCTATGAGCTTTACCTTGAAGGGTTGGATGAGAGAAATCTTCTTCAATGGAGTATGGTTCTTGATGTCCGTAGCGAAATTGAAAAGTATCTTAAAAGAAAGAAGGAAGTTCCTTCTGCAGCAAGAAGAGTCATAAACAGGCTTGATGAAATATTGAAAAGAAAGCTTTCAAGAGCTTATTCATACGTTAACTTCGAAAGGTTGAGGGAAATGCAATTTCCCAAACCTTCTCCAGAGTTATGGTGGTACTATCCCGAGCACTTTTCATATCAGAATATTCACTTACAAACTGTTTAGTAGAGCAATTTTACCGTTCCATTTAATATTATTTTACCGTTTTCTATTTTTACTTTGAAAGCTTTAAATTCAACTCCTTTATCAAGTGCCATGTAGAAAGTTTCGGCGAACTGCGGATCTGTTTGCTCGTTAGGCTTGAAAAACTTAGCATCTCTTAAAATCATCAGAAGTATATATGTGCAAAATCCTTTTTCTTTTAGCCTTATAAGTTCTTCCAGATGCTTTTTTCCTCTTTTAGTGGGAGCGTCAGGAAAAAGGCAAATTTCATCTTTCCGCAGATTACACCCTTTAAGTTCAACGTAGTGGCTTCCATCGACTAAAAAGTCTATTCGACTTTTCCCGATAGTTACCTCTTTTTTTAAACTTTTCGGGATAAAACCTAAAATACCCTGTTTTATAGCAGCTTCTCCAATTAAAGAATGAATGGAAGTATTTAGCAATATAAAACCTTCTTTCATTTTTGCCGCTATAAGTTTTGAGTCTGTTTTAAGATGAGGAGGATTTAATGAGATCAGAATTTTCCTACCTTTTACAAGAATTTCCTTCAACCTTCCGGTATCAGCAATATGACAGGTTATGATTTTTCCGTTTAACAGACATTCACCTACAAAACGGTTTTTTCTTTGAAGGAAAGTAGCTTCTTTTAAGTTTCCAAACTTTTCTGAAAGATCAAGAAGTACTGCCATTCATCAACCTGAAAGGAGGGGAAAAACTCCCCCCTTTAAAGTGATTTTTGAATTTCAAAATCAATGTCTTTACCTAAATGGCCTGTAGCATTTGCAACGTGAACAATGACATTCTTCGTTTTCGGATTGTATTCAAGAACAGTTATTCCACAGTTTGCCTGCTTAAATGCCCAAAACTTATTGAGGTCTGTCTCCAGAACATGGCACATTATAACTTTATTTGTAGCGTCATGACCCACTATAACAATTAAGTCATCATCATCAAACTGAGACACAACTTTTTCAAAAGCTTTTACAGCTCTGTCATAAACGTCCTGGAGGGTTTCTCCACCTTCTCCCGGCATTCTCACTTCTGCCGGTTTTTCTCTCCATAGCTTTAAAAGTTTTGGATATTTTTTCTCTACGTCACTTGCTAAAAGTCCTTCCCATTCTCCGTGGTCAATTTCTTTAAAACCTTCTTCTGTTTGAACAGAAAGATTATGATGCTTTGCTATTTCGGCCGCAGTGTCGTAACACCTTTTGAGAGGACTGGCAAAAACTGCCTTTACGGGAAAATTCTTCAAAGCCTCTCCTGCTTTTCTTGCCTGTTCCTTTCCCTCTTCGTTTAACGGAATATCCATCTTCCCCTGATATCTTCCTTCTGCGTTCCAGACAGTTTTTCCATGTCTGACAAGTATTATTTTTGGCATACTTCTCTCCTGCTTATTCTATTGTCATTATTACTTCGTCAGGGTTAATCTGATCACCGGGCTTTACATAGATAGCTTTAACAGTTCCACTTATAGGTGCGTGGACTTCGTTCTGCATTTTCATCGCTTCAACAATGGCAACAACGTCTCCTTCGTTAACCTGATCACCTTCTTTAACTTTTATCTCAACAACCTTTGCAGGCATTGGTGATGTAACGTCACCTTCTTTTATTGCCTTTGGACGTTTAGAACTACTTGTAAGTCCACCGCTGATTTCTACTTCTCCGGCAGTCGGAACAACTTCAACGAGTGGTT from Desulfurobacterium indicum includes the following:
- a CDS encoding tyrosine-type recombinase/integrase, producing the protein MKFSQAVELFLNFKSKELAERTIKEYRKDLSIFKELIGDKEVEEIKTSDIMIFRGSLNCSPSLINRRLSALNSFFNFLVDMEVIKNNPVKKSLRIRKVKQKVPEALSYEEVNKVFQAARKRCYRDYLMVKTILFCGLRISELLSLNKKDIVTAKGRKVLRVVGKGGKERFIPLPEDFSRELETYINSLDGEKLFPLTYQGAKYIFNRIAEETGVKLHPHKLRHTFATILVDRGVDIRIIQAFLGHASPNTTARYAKVRDDVMFKVADKVFSSVG
- the nadN gene encoding NAD nucleotidase, giving the protein MRKFVALATVAAVLSSCGLKRNCLKTTPEKPVTITIIHMNDIHSHLKSDRRKLLFNEKKYYVYMGGLNRAITKIKELQRQSENPVILNAGDMIQGTLYYVLFHGNATADLLNLIKWDAVTIGNHEFDNGDRGLKLFLDRLKAPVVSANIVPEKDSSLYGYWKPYRIIKRDGEKIGIIGIGYSQKTKNSSNPGKDIKFLDEKATVRKYISELKNKGVDKIIVLSHFGMKNDISMAKEVKGIDVIIDGDSHSLLGNYTAYGLKSAYPTYPVTVKSPDGKKVCVASAWEYGYAVGDLKVKFDADGNVIDCNGVSTVVLKDKFLKKENGKKVPVSIEERIAIGKEIAKSDGKLEVLPADKDATRILARYSSKVDRLKKQVIGVSAQFLGHNRIPGDKWDGVSYLPEHGSEIAPLVAKSFYLKVKDADIAIQNAGGVRTPLDEGNITIGEVYKMLPFSNTLYTIKMTGKEVKQVLEDAISNFMDKHGSTGSFPYVYGIRYDVDLSKPYGSRVYNIEIMERRTGIWHPIKMNKLYTVVTNSYVASGKDGYVTFVTAQKLHGKGVNTYFGYAESFVDMVKNLTAQRKKLKELPLNEKPVQHFRR
- the sfsA gene encoding DNA/RNA nuclease SfsA, translated to MAVLLDLSEKFGNLKEATFLQRKNRFVGECLLNGKIITCHIADTGRLKEILVKGRKILISLNPPHLKTDSKLIAAKMKEGFILLNTSIHSLIGEAAIKQGILGFIPKSLKKEVTIGKSRIDFLVDGSHYVELKGCNLRKDEICLFPDAPTKRGKKHLEELIRLKEKGFCTYILLMILRDAKFFKPNEQTDPQFAETFYMALDKGVEFKAFKVKIENGKIILNGTVKLLY
- a CDS encoding histidine phosphatase family protein; translated protein: MPKIILVRHGKTVWNAEGRYQGKMDIPLNEEGKEQARKAGEALKNFPVKAVFASPLKRCYDTAAEIAKHHNLSVQTEEGFKEIDHGEWEGLLASDVEKKYPKLLKLWREKPAEVRMPGEGGETLQDVYDRAVKAFEKVVSQFDDDDLIVIVGHDATNKVIMCHVLETDLNKFWAFKQANCGITVLEYNPKTKNVIVHVANATGHLGKDIDFEIQKSL